The sequence CTGTGTGGCGCCGATGTTCCACATCGCGGGTCTCGGCGCGATGACGCCGCTGATCTACATGGGGGCGTTGTCGGTGATCCACCCGCTCGGTGCCTTCGACCCGAACGAGATGCTCGACACGCTGGAGCGGGAAGGCACCACGTCGATCTTCCTGGTGCCCGCCCAGTGGCAGGCGGTGTGCGCGGCGCAGCAGGCCAAGCCGCGCGACCTGAAGCTGCGGGTGATCAGCTGGGGTGCGGCGCCGGCGTCGGACACCGTCCTGAACGCGATGAACGAGACGTTCCCGGACGCCGTCAACGTCGCGGTCTTCGGTCAGACCGAGATGTCTCCGATCACCTGCGTCCTCGAGGGCCGGGACGCACTGCGCAAAATCGGTTCGATCGGAAAGGTCGTACCTGCGGTCACCGCCCGGGTCGTCGATCCGGAGATGAACGACGTCCCTCGGGGCGAGGTCGGCGAGATCGTCTATCGCGGTCCGAACATGATGAAGGGCTACTGGCAGAACCCGCAGGGGACCGCCGACGCATTCCACGGTGGATGGTTCCACTCCGGTGACCTCGTGCGTGAGGACGAGGAGGGTTTCCTCTACGTCGTCGACCGCGCGAAGGACATGATCATCTCCGGCGGCGAGAACATCTACTGCGCCGAGGTGGAGAACGCCCTCTTCGGTCACCCGAAGATCGCCGAGGCCGCAGTCATCGGTCGCGCGGACCAGAAGTGGGGCGAGGTGCCGGTCGCCGTGGTGGTCTTGGCCGAGGGCATCGACGACCTCACGCTCACCGAACTCGAGCCGTACCTGAACGAGAACCTGGCGCGCTTCAAGCATCCGAAGGAGATCGTCATCGTCGACGTCTTGCCGCGCAACGCGGGCGGCAAGGTGGTCAAGCCGGCTCTGCGCGCGTCGTACGGGAGCAAGGACGCCGGCCTGGCCAACTGATCGGCGCGGCCACACCGTCGGGTCGGGACGACGCAGAAATCGCAACTAGAACACGTTTCATTTTTGGCTGTGAGTGACTAGGGTCTCTCCTAGGTTGTCTTGCGTCTGTCGGGGGTCGATCCGTCGGGTGGCGCGTGTCTACAAGTGGAGGAA is a genomic window of Gordonia sp. SID5947 containing:
- the fadD5 gene encoding fatty-acid--CoA ligase FadD5, producing the protein MTAAIDPASDLTTEPLRSRRNHWNNQVRRHAFMTPDRPALKFQGKVTTWAELDERARGFAAALSRRGVQFGDRILIVMLNRTEYVEAVLGANLIGAIPVPVNIRMSPTEISFLVNDSGAKLIVTESMLVPLADAVSAATGAIDSIIVVGETENDAHLDFEAMATEDSSDLPEIDVPEETVSLIMYTSGTTGKPKGAMLTHTNLQAQAVTCLQALQTSPDDIGACVAPMFHIAGLGAMTPLIYMGALSVIHPLGAFDPNEMLDTLEREGTTSIFLVPAQWQAVCAAQQAKPRDLKLRVISWGAAPASDTVLNAMNETFPDAVNVAVFGQTEMSPITCVLEGRDALRKIGSIGKVVPAVTARVVDPEMNDVPRGEVGEIVYRGPNMMKGYWQNPQGTADAFHGGWFHSGDLVREDEEGFLYVVDRAKDMIISGGENIYCAEVENALFGHPKIAEAAVIGRADQKWGEVPVAVVVLAEGIDDLTLTELEPYLNENLARFKHPKEIVIVDVLPRNAGGKVVKPALRASYGSKDAGLAN